Within Coffea arabica cultivar ET-39 chromosome 4e, Coffea Arabica ET-39 HiFi, whole genome shotgun sequence, the genomic segment ACGTATCAATGTTTATGTTAGGCAGGTTTGTGATGATGTTCAAGAGAACTTGAATGAAAATGCTGGTAATGGGAACAATATTGATGGAAATGGAAATATTATGGGGCTGAATTTTAATAATATTAGTGCCAATGTTAATAATGATAATGAAAATAACACGGGAATAGATGGTAGCAATGTTGATATTGCTATGAACTTTGAAGTGGTGGGTGTAAACTTCCATGGGACAGAGAGTAGCAATACCAAAAGGGCTGGTAAGAAGAATTCAAAAGGTTGGGCAGAAGGAAATGCTAGACAAAATACTATAACTAGCAAAAGGTTGGGTAAAAGAAAGGAATTCGAAAATGTTTTGAATGGTGTTGATGCAGGGATCCAGGATGAAGTGGAAACTGATGATGAGCTATATGTTTATAGTGACAATGATGAGATAAGTGTTGACTTAGATGATGAACTATTTAGTACATTTGTACAAGAGGGATTGGAAAATGAGTTAGATTCTGGTGGAGACTTGTCTGATTATGAGTCCAATGATGAAGTTGAAGCTGAAAATGAGTCCGACAGTGACTTGGAGGATGATTTAATGGGTGCATGCCTAAATATTGCTGAGTTTTCCATGCCTGAGGGAGAGAAATTTAGGCTCTTAAAGGGAATGATATTTGCAAATGTTGATACTTTTAGAAGGGTGCTATATGAATATAAAATTCAGTGGGGTTTTCCtctaattttttataaaaatgaaaagtcTAGAGTTACGGCGCATTGTGGCAATCAAGGTTGTGATTGGAGAGTACATGCTTCTCCAGCACCTGATAAGATGACATATATGGTAAAAACATGCACACCTGATCATACTTGTGTCATGAGTGAAAAAATTGTTGCTTCTGCCAAGTGGATTGCAAGAAAAATAATTGACCTATTGAGGGCAGATTCcactgttaaacctgagctatTAAGGCATGAATTGGCTAAGTATGGTGTTTTTCCTACTGATATGCAGCTTTATAGAGCAAAGCAAAAGGCACAGGACATTATTGATGGTAGCCATGGTGATAGCTATAGCTTGCTGCCAAAGTATTGTGTCATGATTATGAATACAAATCCTGGTAGTATAGCTAAGATTCAATTTGAAATGACTTTGGCATCGGCTGTTCCTTCAGTTAAAGGAATGTTTGTGGGGTTAGATGCACTAAAGAAAGGATTTTTTGATGGCTGCCTTCCTTTCATAGGATTTGATGGATGTCACTTGAAAGGGCCGTATGGAGGGGTTTTACTTTCTGCAATTGGTCTAGATGGAAATAATGGATTGTATCCTATTGCTTATGCCATTGTTgagagtaagaataaagaaagcTGGATGTTTTTCTTTGAATGGTTAGCTGCAATGCTTGATGACTTTCCAAGGGATAGGCCTTGGACTTTCATGACTGATAGGCAAAAAGTAAGATCTTAACAACTCATTCAATTAATCAATCACTGATTTTGGGATTTTAACACATGTATTTTTTGACGTTTGTAGGGACTGATTGAAGCCATTAACTCTAAGGTACCATGGGCAGTGAACAGAAAGTGTTGCAGGCATATATATAGCAATTTTAGAGGCCGTTTTCCAGGAGTTATGCTTAGGCAATTATTTTGGCAAGCTTCAAGGGCTTACACTGAAGTAAACTTTAAGGAGGCTATGGCCAAAATTAAGGATTTAAAACCTGCAGCCCACGAGTGGCTGGAGAAAATTCCTTATCACTTGTGGTCTAGGCATGCTTTCCTCACAGATTTGAAGAATGATCACATCACAAACAACATTGCTGAATCTTTCAATCATTGGATAGGAGATCTAAGGGGTAAGAATGTGTTAACATTGCTGGACAATATTCGATCTAAGTTGATGAGTAGGCTGCTAAAAAGATTTGAAAAAGGCTGTCTTTATAAGAATAATGTGGTTTCAAATGTGAAAAACAGACTTAATGTACTTGCTAATGAATGTAGAAAGTGCACTATACTGCTTGCAAGTGGTAACGAATTCCAAGTGAAGGATTGTAATGTTTCTTACATTGTGAACATCAATGAGAGAACATGTGATTGCAAGGTATGGAACTTGTCTGGAATACCATGCAAGCAAGCAACAGCTGTTCTTATTAACAAGAGAGCAGATTTGGAAAGTTATTGTGATTTTAGCAAGACAAAAGAATTTTACATCAGAGCATACAATGAAGTCATTCATCCAATCCCAGATGTAAAGTTTTGGCCACCTATTGAAGTGAATCCTTCAAAAGTACTACCACCAGTACTTAGAAGAAAAGCTGGCAGGCCAAGAAAGGCCCGGAGAAGGGAGCAAGGAGAAGCACCAGCTGTAGGCCAAGGAAAAAGATCATCCACGCTGAAGTGTAGTTTGTGtcaacaatttgggcacaatAAAAGAGCTTGTGAAGGTGGTCCAAAGAGGGATAGAAAAGGCAATTTCAAGAGAAGAAATGTGGAGTGCACTATTCAAACTCTTACATTCTTACGTACCATGGACTGTAATCTTAAGCATTTTCTAACCTTGTTTTCATTCTTACTGAAGTTACTTGGTCAGACCAGTGGAATGGAACCTCGTGTATCTACTGGAACTAGCAGACCAACATCTACTTATTGTCCCACACAAGAATCAGTTACTCTACCTGCTGGAAGTACACAACCTCCCATTGAAGTCTCTCAGGTGACTTCTAATGTCATGTACTCAAATTCTCATATTTGTAGATTTTGCTAACTATAAACATGCATGAAATTGTAGGGAGAAAGCAATACTAGACATGTTGCTTTATCTCAAACACATGAAGAAATGTTTGGGAGTTCAAGAGCTTCAAATCTACTGGGCAAAAATCTTGCTGCTATGGTCATTGGAAGAAGATCAGTTGCTGGCAACAACAATGGAGGGTCAATATCAGGATCTATTCCTACTTCAGCACAACCAGGGCCTACATCAACATTGCCAGCAACTTCTGAAAAAAATTCTCAATCTAAATATGCAATGTTCTAGCCTTCAGGCTTTGTTTACATATGCTTTTTGTTGACATGGTTGCAAATGAAGATAATTAGGATTCTCAGTCTATTGTGCTTGTACTTATTAGACTTTATGGCCATGTTATGGTCTTGTTGTTCTGTTGACGGTTCATAGCACATATGTGGTGCTGATACTGATAAAACTCTGTGACCAGTGTATGgtctttttgttcttttgatgATTCATAGCACAATGGAACTAAGTTTTGCTTGTTTCTCTGTTTGTTTTCACTAGCTCTTTTCAAGTGCTTGGTATGAGATATTTTAGATTTTATGCAAACTGTTGAGTGCAGCTGAGTGGTCACATATTGCATGATTTTCCAGCCGGATTAGATACAATTTGGGTTACCATTGAAATAGGAGAAATATTTTAGGAGAAAGCCAGAGTGAGTCGAGAGGCAGCAGCCAGGGTTATGCGGAAGAGACTCAGGTTATTTTGCTGAAATGGAGTACGGTCTTGTGGGGCTTGTTATTAGCTTATGATAAcataaagaagaaaataaaacataaaCGTCACTTTATAAAGGCAAGTGGTACTTGCTGTCTGTGTATATACCACAGTCTCATTTGGATTCCGTCCTCCTTCTCAACCTAAATTCTCAGCTTAGATTTTTATTCCAAACCCCTCAATTTTCTGATCTACGGCATCCAAACCAAGCCCCTCAAGATAACCCGACTCATGTCTTCAAGCCCCTCAAGCCCTTCAAGTCCCTCAAGCCCCTCAAGTTTCTGATCAGATATTGCTAGTGTTAACCCGACCCACGTCTTCAATGCCGCCGGCGTCACGGGTTGTCCCAACGTCGACTCACAGGTTGTCCCACAAAGTTGAGACGATCCGGACAAGTCTTCAATGCCGCCGGCGTCACGGATGGAACCAACGTCGACTGGTGCGGGTGAATTTTTGAGTATGATGCGGGTCGTCCACTCGGGTCGGGTGTTGGATTCAAGGAGAAGGAAAAACCTGCAACTTTTTGGATCTTTCTATTCCAAGATCAAAGCCATGGTgggttctctttccttttatcttttcattcatttttggtttcctatctgaaattctaataatttatgttttaatttttttatttttggaaattgtgATTAACTGAACTCAAGTTGTTATTTGggtgttttcttttctttatatgGGATATTATTAATCTGTTTCATTAGATAGTGGATAGGCTGAATGGTTGTCAAGAACAGCATGCAATATGGTTTAATCCGAAAATGAGAAAGAATTGCGAATTGTGAATTTGTTAAGCTGGTGCCAATTTGATTATTGAAGAATTGTGAAGAATTGTGGTTTAATCTGTATCATTTGATTATTGAAGTTTGAGTTTGGAACTGAAAGATGAGACTGGGAAGAATGTATTTCTGTATCCGAAAATGTTTTTTGTCACTTTTTTTGTCACTTTTTCTTTAAGAATTTCCGGGATTGAAATTTACTCTTCTTGTACCTTTGGTGATAGACATTCAAGTCATCTGAGGCTTTTAGTCTTCTATATTTCAGATGTGGTCTACTGTGCTCTCAATATAGTGCTTGATTATGTTGATTATGTTGATTAGTGGCGCTTGCTACTGCTTAGATATACCTTTTCTTGGAGCAATAGGCACTGATTTAGAAAGAATCTAGTCCTGCTGCATATCTCTGCAGGACATGAGGAAACTGATTCCAGCTATGTAGTTGTTTTCTTTAGAGGATGTGTGCTTGTTTTCTCCTTGATTTAGTGGGAACAAGAGTATCTAAGTAGCTATCCTACAAGTCATTAATATGTACCATTCTCCCTAAATTGTATTTTGGTTTTCAGGTTGGGAAGCAAATGCTGCTAAAAAGACTACTAGGGTAAAAAGACTACTGGGGTAACTATGGCTCCAGTAGGAGTGGTAAAAAGACTACTGGGGTAACTTTGCTTGTTATAGACGTCCTGATCTCGTTTGCAGTGGTTGCTGGGATTTCTGAACTTCTGGCATAAAGGAGAGGTGCGAACCACAAGGGTGAGAGTCTTGCCATGGCATGTCTTTCTTGGCCACTACACATATGCTTTGGCAGTGGTAACAGCTGAGACAGGGCTTCTGGAAAAATTGACATTCTTGCAAACCAGAGGAGATGTATTGAGACGTTGCACCGAGTCAATGGTTGTGAACGGTTTAGGACTTGGATTGGCCCTTCTGAGTGGTATTGTAATATTAGCAGCAGTTTTACCAAAGCATGAAGCTCCACACTTTAAGATGATGTACACAAACAACAAATGCTTGTCTTCTCAGTAACAATTATCCAAGTCTTTGTtatgaataattattttaattgtttgcATGAAATGAAGTAGACTATAAACAACTCGAAACAACCAAACGTTATACCACTGAAATAACACTAGAGGTTCCATTTCATCCAAGAACATTTACAACAAATCTTTGTAGCATTTTAAACTAGACACAAAAGACATTTCCATCAGCTAACACATATGAGCCGTGAAAATCTAGAAAGCCAGAGATATTTCATTTGCGAAGCAGAGAGATATTTCCGAAAACTTCACTCTCTACTCAAGATGTTTACATTTCATCATTCCCTTATGAATGAATTACTATCTCATCATATATTAGCCAATTTTCATGGCAATCGATGTTGTACCAGCTTATTCACAGACCCAAATGCAAGCTTCTCTAACTTGTCTAATctcattttctcaaatttccttTGAAAGATAGTTCATTGCTTTCCATTTTCCTCCTGCCACCAAATGGTCAGGATCAACTGATGTAACCCAAGCAGCGGATAAACTCTTGCAGCAATCTGGGCCAAGAAGGTTGTATTAAGAACATTGATCTGAGGATTTA encodes:
- the LOC113742488 gene encoding probable transmembrane ascorbate ferrireductase 4; the encoded protein is MPPASRMEPTSTGAGWEANAAKKTTRWLLGFLNFWHKGEVRTTRVRVLPWHVFLGHYTYALAVVTAETGLLEKLTFLQTRGDVLRRCTESMVVNGLGLGLALLSGIVILAAVLPKHEAPHFKMMYTNNKCLSSQ